The genomic window ACAAAGTAATTTTACACTCGTAACATGTAAAGGGTGACCAAAGAGCAATGCCAGTTTTTCCAATTGTTATATTTCAGAAGCtattaaattttccacttaAAGGGTGTTCTTTTAGCtgtatgagaactatcgatttcGATAACTACGATGTTTTAACAGCTCACAATGGCAAATTGTGTTAACATTTCTGTTCATTAAGGTTTGGTAAGCTATTATAACATAATTATGAgagaattttctttgaaaaagaaaaagtaaatttgttCGCGAAGTGTTCAAGAAGatgccgaaatgtcgattcgtcgtcgttctcaacttgttagCCTTTGTCCTTACGGATCTTGGctgggccgccgtagccgaatgggttgatgcgtgcctactattcggagaacgtaggttagAGTCgccgtaaaacaccaaaatgaagaaaaaagtttttttaatggcagtcgcccctcgacagtcaATGGCACGCCTCCCAGtgtaaaagctcctcataaaaaaataactgccgttcggagtcagcttgaaactgtaggtctctccatttgtggaacattgtcaagatgcacgccacaaataggaggaggaggagcgcGGTTAAgaaccaaacaaaaatataaaaatgttattaaaaagtgaagatatttcactttaaaaaattcaatattaaagCCCtaaattatcaatattttttctcaatttttcaatttactttaaaaaagaagaaaaaaagaaacagtcACACATGACAACAAAAAgaatttattccaaaaattttgaacaaaaatattaaattttttcccaaaaatgttacacaaaaatttcattttattctaaattttgtttttagtatattttatctaaaaaaatagaaatgttaTGAAATGTACTGAAgttatttaactttaaaaagcTGAATATTAAAACTCTAATTATACATttctttttcgcatttttttaaatgtacttaaaaaaagaaaaaaatctgagtGAGGTGTTTTCACAAATGAGAACGAAAAGAATTTAccccaaaatattaatttttttcctaaaaatgttaattaaaaattttattcagattttttaattgttggattaaaatgtacttaaaaaaagattgaaaaacaattaatatgtgaagttatttcattttaaaaactgAATATTAATACtctaaattacaaaaatttttcacatttttttcaattcactttAACCCCTCGGGGAcgagtgtcggcatatagccgcccaagCCGTTTTACCGTTTTGGACGCGTGTCGGCATACCTATAGCTGCGCAAATTAGTTCGTAGCTCAAAgacattaggggccattagcgatgaagtcttatcttccttataacgaaaacttacgatgtgagacgaCGGTAGAGTCAGTTCTCGatttcagttcttcgattcagtctctcagggtcactgccagaggaaccagcaagctttttatatattttatcctacgcacGATGGATAAGCGATCTGGAgatgatacgttagatagtgacagttttgacgaatattactttgaatttgATAAGGCGGAAGatgacggcattacttcgtcaGGTGGAAGTGAAATGCATGCAATAAGGAATCCACTCAGGAATTTCAATTTTAGCAGTGATAGCAgtttgtatattaatattttttgaatttataaaaatttttgtgtgtgctaaataaagccttagtttttataacgttcaacgtatttattttcacttcaatACCCCTCGTCCTGAGCGAGGTGAAAAGAATCTATCGCAAATATTTagggaaaattttttcttagaaatgttaattaaaaattttattttttccaatgtTGTTTTaagtatattgtattttaactaaaaaaaaaggaaaaattacaaaattcttAGTAATAACTAAAGATATTAAATCAATATTCAAATTCTgaactattaatttttattaataaaatttttgtttttaattcaaatttttttttttaattttttcaattaacttcTTCAATATctttgacaaataaataaattttctcgaAAATTGAATGCTATGCCAAAAATACTTGGTTCGCTTGACAAGAAGTCGCTCTTCTCCCGAATTGACTTCGCTATACTAAAGATATTACCCGTTAGTCAGGGAATCCCGCACGACACCAACCAGTTTTTCACTTGCATCTTTAAACCAATTTTCCTAAGACACCTTTTCTTTAGTTCGAATTCGACGTTTTAGCTCTTTTCCTGAGACTATCCTTGGAAGACagcgacaacaacaactgatgagaaaGTTTGATGAGTTTTGATAACCacagtcagttctacgttactggaacGTCACGATTTGTATTTGATCACTGACTGTTTCTACATCaatagtggaaaaaaatttgtagtaGCTGGCTTATGCTGTTAGAACAACAACCAGCTACTACAAAACAAGTACAAATAGTCTGCCAAGTAAACTTATTTCGCttacaatttgaaaatattttttttcttagataatttgggtattcaaatttgtatactaattaaatatttttagaaagtcATTTAGTGGTGATGATTTTCCACAAAATATTAGTGGACTTCGATTGAAATATGGTTCAGGGTTCAGCCATTAATTTGCCAAACGATTTTCAATTCGTTGCTCTTAACTCGGCTTaaccaaaaaatttgattatttttctctCCATCACTGACTCCGGGCAAAGTGCATGCGAGTGGTACAAACACATGtacgaacatacatatgtatgtgtttttttacaGGTATGAGCACAAATtgctaaacacatttttaaactcatcacacacacatatgtatgtacatacttatgttgGTATTGCAGGCTCATTTGTGCGTGTTACTCCATTTAttctaaaaacattaaaaaaaatggaaatttgtcACACTAGCCATTATTGCCCGTAACTGTCATCAACCGTTGACCAGTAGTTTGAGTGTTGTCGTCGCATTTGGacgcatttaaatttaattgcttgATGTGTTTAcaatttcaccaaaatttcagtgaaaataaattttattaaaaattaaatttttgttttttattacatatatacaaagcTTACGAAGAGCTAAATTATTTagtttatcttaaaaaaagttgttccgaaaattattcaaatacgcCTATTCGTGTCGGTTTCGTTGCTGCAATATGTTGTGGCAGGATGCTTTCGGTCAAAATGACATTCATGCCAACAATAAATGGTTTCTTTCGGCTTGGCAAATTTTTACATTAATTATAATTGGCTGGTTTGCAGAAGCCGGAAATTGTGAATTTGGTAGTTTCGGTAAGGTTCAATTGCgaagttgtttaaaaaatcattaaaaaaatatgtgtaatttaaaaaataattatctaaAATCAAATGCtgtgcaaaaacaaagaaaagcttGAAATGTGAAAtgacgataattttttttaatatacatagatTTTGTTACAAGGACTATCGAGggttaaaaaagttgaaaacaaaCTGTTatgctagaaaaaaaatttatgttgtaTTTGTGACCGGACTGTTGGTATCCCTATAAGAAACATTTAAATGgcgaattaatacaaaaaaatgttgactaTGAAATAAATTGGTACAAATAATtgatatttgtgaaaaaatcaaTGCCAATTTCGGCAAATTGTCACGCAACATTCTAGATAATGACGTTGATGTAAAGAATCtactttttattcattaatttacACCCattttgcgtgtttggccgagctcctcctcctatttgaggtgcGGGTTCTGACGTTTTTCCACATATGTTCCCACTATAcctcctacagttttaagctgactccgaacggcagatcttttttatgaggacctttttcatggcttTTATGAGGACCATTTCATGGCTGTTGTCGACTTCTCGCTAAAGTCTTCAGCTGGTTCCATGATAGAGCGCTGTCAACTGCTTGGAATTCATATCGAATAGATCTGCGCCAAAAACCTTTGTGTCTTCCTCGTCCGCGTGAGCCTTCTACTCTAGTTTGATTCTACTAAAGGACTATTTTTGATTACGGATGGTGTGTCGCAGCCAATCTgtagtctctctctctctttattTCCATACTGATGgttttgcttgaaatttaaatttgaaaaatgcgaGCGAGAGAATGgtagctcctaaaacactcaggctaaaaagcccattgtattcaaagctctAGAAAGTAAAGAATTAGAtaatcaaggaggaaaggagagaaagagataggatataATAGAAGCAGAGATAGCTAGTCCTGCGagtattttccagattctttagcaaatctgaaaatattcttcagtttaagagaacgaatattactcattctcgtGACATCGAAACCTAAAATtcatagccttgctctagcaaaggcagaacactcacagatacagagaaaatgttccggctcctctaagcaagacaggcaaatcgggccCTCGCTGATTCTAATGGTAgtcatatgttgaccccatgagttgtgtcctgtaattaTACCGATCTTCACACGAACGTCTTTTCTAACAAGTTTGAGAAGAAAGTTCGGCAGTTTTCTGTTCGAGATTGACAGTACTGCAGTTCTGTAGCGTTCTAGACTGGACGATCGCACTTCATTTAAATTGCACACATGCAtctaattcatgattcctgtagaactgattccgattattggttaTGGTATCTATGGCTGTGCTCCGCTGCTGAAATAAGATAAAAGCATTAAATCCATTACCCTTAAGCTGCCGATATTTTCCCGTTCAAAAAAATCCAAGCAAAAGTTGCAGAAAAGcgataaatatctaaaaaaagaGAGCAAcctttttctacaaaaaaggagcaaaaaaaatGCGTATATGCGTCTAAGTTCAAACTTCAACTGTGTTTGTTAAATCTGAAATTCAACAGTTCTGAAAGGacgtaaagaaaaagaaaatcctAATGAAGGAACAAATGCCATATACTGAGCATGTTTCCTTAAAGTCTTGAGGGTTTTTATAAAGGCATAAGAGGCTTGAATGCAAAATTCACATCTACTTTTAATCCAGGTGAGTTAAGGAAAATGTAGAGTGAGTTTTGCCAagttttatcataatttttaagAGAATGAATCTAATGACAATAGAAAAAAAGCACATgggaaagcatttttttatcataatctTTAAGAGAATAAATCTAATGAAAACGGAATGTTATAAACATGGCGAATAGGTAATTTAAAAAGTCCGTATAAAGTGATtgtcaagattaaaaaaaaaacgttttttgttttgtgcttaCATCTTttcgttgggtgtttggccgagcttctcttccaatttgtggtgtgcgctaTGATGTTTTTTCACAAACGGGGCGCCCTACAGCTTCATACtgcctctgaacggcagatggtttttttatgaggagatttctcatggaagaaatacaacCGTAGGCCTACCTAACATATGCCCACTAAACATTGAGACTAACTTCTGGCATACGCCATTTGAAAACAAGCAATtgaattaaaaactatttttatttggtacttCAGTCGATTGGTTACATATCAAAAACACATTTAGATTACACTCAATGGACCATTGCACTCGATCTTTCGTTGCTCGATTCGTGCCTCCCAGCCCTTTTCGTACACCATCCGCTTAAGAACTGCCCAGAAATTTTCTATTGGACGTGCCTGCGGCACGTTAGGAGGATTGTCTTTTTTTGGCAcaaatgttattttttgctCAGTTAACGaatccaatgttttttttttgcataatggcAGCTTGCAAGGTCTGGCCAAAACATGATTACGTCGCTATTGTGATATTTTTCGACGAATTTATTCAGTTCTGGCAAGCATTGACCGATATAAACGTCAGCATTGATCGCTTTGTTTTTGCGAATCAATGGTTTTGAAACACCCTTCGAAGAAATGATCACCCATACTATATTAGCACCTTCAGCtcaaattttgatttgctgaCATATTTAACCTCGATTGGTGTTGTTTCGATGTCGTCAGTGTAAAAACCGTCGTTGCCACTCAATTCATGGTGAGGAAATGTGAAGTACGATTATGAATTTTTCATTCGCAAAGTGTTCACGACGAAGTGCACGGCAgcaaattggtatttttttctttcacgaaaaattacattgtttttctttaaaatcttgTGAACGCCAGAGTTTGAAATGCCAAATTTTCGTGCTCAGTTTTTTCGTTGTTGCGGCACTTGCTTTTAGTGGGCGACCCGGTATAACCTTATTTTCCGGTTCTTTTCCATTCCAGCAATCTTTCAAAACACGCAAAATAGTCTTCCCGTGGTTTATCTTCAAACACCTTCAGAATTTCACTTGTACTCATTGTACTGAGTCGTCCAAACAGATTGGCGACATATTTACGTAAATCCAGCTTGTACGGCATTTTGAATGGAAACTTTCGCGTAATATGAGTTTGACAGTTAagtatataaagcgtttttcagtaagagcgcttcaactttttttttgaataaaacccaaacggtttgacttttttaactaattttttttttattatcgagtttgaacatatacgtttaaatatgaaaatcgatttcttttgcatgaccaccgcgtgcacgctttacgaagtccaatcgttgaacccaattttcgaccactcttttgcataaattggccgaaattccagcaatttcgcgttcaatattggctctgagctcacaaatcgtcgccggcttgttactgtagaccaatgacttcacataaccacaaagaaaatagtctagaggcgtcaaatcacacgagcgcggcggccattcgaccggtccatttctggaaataatgcgctcatcgaacttactcttcaacaaatcaattgtagcgtgtgctgtgtggcttgtggccccgtcctgttgaaaccacatgtcgtctaagtccataccattcaattgcggccaaaaagaatcgtttatcatgtcgcggtatcgatttacattcacagtaacgtggcgatcgttctcgtcaacgaaaaaatatgggccaattacgccgccggcatgtaaaccgcaccaaacagtgattttttcgagatgcaacggtgcctcatgaatcacgtgtggattgctttctgcccagtaatgcatattttgcttgttgacaaagccattgagcgaAAAGTGAgtttcatcactgaagatgattttttggaaaataatgctCTTAAGTatcagcaacagaacgattattttcataaaaaatttgcacgatttgcaatcgttgctcaagtgtgtagcattccataatgaaatgtatactaatgaagtttacaaatgacaagcgaaaaataaaaaatattgcgtcgttcgctctctctatcggaaaaaagttgaagcgcacctattgaaaaacgccttataagcACACTTGGGCATGACAAGTGCATGGAGCTACATCTGTGTGTTTCTTTATGCactcaaatatatataatatctgaAGTTGGTCTCAATGCTTAGTGGACATATGTTACCTACTAACATTCCAGTCTTCTATTCTTTTTCCCTTGAcagttccaattaaaaaaatgctattgttgcttcaatgctccacctgtgccattgtcctactctatccagacgtaggttTACTATTCAAGGTAGAcacttttttaatgagttggaaatgcagaaatcagagatattctaaaatttctgaaaagcacacactacttttaggagagataggggcAAGCTCCCCTCGCGGCATCACAATAGACTATgtgcctgagtgtgtcccacaggacaaccgcttcaacctaacttaacctaccaccttgaatagattcgcctcggaaaaaaaaacaaatcagctggtccAATGATATCGCCTCCTATAGATTCACCCTGCAACTTTAAATTGGATTTGCCGAGTATACGAATTTCGGTTTCGACCGCACTTAGGCTCCTTTGATTATATAGTTGTTCTTTGTTTGTATTTCTATCTCGAATTGCAAAATATCTTTTACAGAAAAACTCGTTGTGCCCGATACCTACACAATTCCCAGCGTTTCAGCATCACCACAGGGACGCTCCTTTGCGCCACGTTCCTACTACGAAGGCGGCACCGAGTGCACAGTGGGCACGGAATGCACCCCACTACACGACTGTACGGCAATGATTTACGAAGTGGCGAAACGTTGCTATTATGGCGACAAATCGCTATTTTGCGGCGGGGGCGAGGAAATGCCATACGTATGCTGTCCGAGTAGTCCGCTCGAAAAGAATCAAGTGTGCGGCAAATCGCTGGTGCAAGGGCATTTCTATCGGGGCCTAGGCACACACCCGTTCGTGGCGCGCGTCGGTTTCAAGCGTAAGTTTGTGGAATGCAAAAAAgctataagtatttatataaaaagaagttaataaaaaattcgtaCAATCTCTCTTAGATATCAACACTGGTGCTTTTGCGTATCCTTGCGCTGGTTCGGTCATTGCGAGACGCGTCATTTTAACAGCTGCTCACTGTGCCTTGGCTAAGGCAGAAGGACATCGACTGTAAGCTACGCAAATGAAAATTGTGAATTAAATTCATGTTTACGGTAATTTGATACTTTCTCTTTACAGCTCTTCGGTGCGCGTGGGTGAATATGACACCTCCAGTGATCCGGATTGTGCGAGCACAGGATTTTGTGCGCCTCGCTCCGTCAATCATGCGATTAGCCATGTCATTGTGCATCCAGACTATAAACAGGGCCAATATCATCACGATATCGCTTTGCTGGTACTAAAAACGCCACTCAACTATTCAGGTGAGAAAGTTCGTTCACAAAGCTTGAAATGAGAAACGAGTCGGGGTGTAAGCACGTGCGACCTCATGAGTAtgcgtgtgtgagtgtgtgtgtgtatgtgtgcacgcgCTTTGCTTTTTGGTGAATGCAAAAATTTGTATCAGACTCATTAAATGGGAGTTTTTGTACGAGGCTACATTTAATTAAGCTTGTCCGTGAGgtagtgaaaaaatataaacaacaaaattaaaataataaaaaagagataatgtgtttttgcgttaCATTTCTTCAATTATCGCTCGGATcaagttcaaaataaatattgtttgcaTGCCATCAGAGGGTTTTGTCAACTatgaaaattgatattttcatgCATACGTAtcatgtatttgtgtatatgtacTATAAATAAGTATGGACCCCGCAGGGGTTTGTATGATACTACCTTTTCGCTAGTGCAAAATTAGTTTTACATTTTACAGATGTAATCGATTTCGCTCCAAATTAGGCGGATGTGCGAAGGTTCGAGtctcgtgcatgaaacaccaattgatggaaaaagtttttctaatggcggtcgctccTCAGCAGACACTAgggtatttctgacatgaaaaacaTCCTCATGAAACACCATCTGCTATCCGCCATCGGAggtggcgtaaaactgtaggtccttccactTGTTGGCAAATTCCTTCTTAACAACTTCAAGATTTGCGTGGCTTGTATGTCACGTAGCGCTGTATTGTTGGCTCGCTCGGATGGCAGCTCCGGATATATCGATGTTATCGAGCCCTTGTCGCAGAAAGTACGTTAACATGGCTTTATATATTAAAgtaacgaattatttaaacaaataaataaaacatgatattatgtgaaatatgtgccattggaagctgcaactctactccatctttcaggcagcatatggATTCCTCTGGCGGAATAtgcgagttcttttgacttcatccattcattgcaccagtttgcgatgcttgCGTAAGAAATGAACCCCTCTCGAATaaaggctgactgcattgatttgaacagatggtaatccgaaggtgcaatgtctgggaaaTACGGCGAGTGgtgcaagatttcccaattcagtccctctaaatatttctggaccgcaTTTAGCAACTTGTGGACTGGCGTTGTCATGAAGCAAAACCAGTTTATCATGTCTACCGTCGCCTTTCAGCCTCTTTTCTTTGAgcgctcgattcaaacgcactagctgcagtcggtaacgatcgccagtgatggtttcagatggtttaaggagtttataatagatgacacccttctgatcccaccaggtgcacaactttttcgacgcttagggttatcataatagatacGTTTTTCATTGCCatacgatgcagaaaaccttttcttttctaccATGTAATAAGCATCTCATACGTCACCAAATGTCTCTCGATATTCCTCTCCTTTAATTGATTttgcacccagttacctgctttctggaccattcccatcgcgtgggAGGTTTATcaacggttgatctgtcaacaaccaactctttagacatatcatcaagggttcgacatgcgtcttcatacAATAATTGTTGCAGTTGAGTATTTTCGAATTTGTTCGGTGCCCTTTTGctatctttatcactcacgtctaaattgccactttggaagcgtcgaaacctatctttacaagttgtatttgatggagtgtgattaccgtaaatgttgatcaatatacgacgcGTTTCAGATGCATTTTTCTTCAGGTAATAATGAAGTattacttcccgcaaatgctgtgtCAACTACTgcaatcgagacctcacatatacaccttcaaaccaCCAGCATATTACCAGAGcggacacaaaaatagtatcaccaTGGACAcatcttttacgagggcggaaacttattcctatACCCAATAATATACCATTAACAGTAAGAATGCCACCTTcctcattttgaaagaaataacgTCAGATGATGTCGCCAAGCAAAAAATCATACCaaactgtaaatatttttggatatttCGATGCTTGGACTAACACTTGTGGCTTGGCTCCTCTCGTCCGGGAAGATGATTTTTAggtcaaagtttcaaactccGTATTTGTTACTGAGCCGCAATTTtggtgatattttttaataatttccagAAGCTCGATAAGTGTCAAACGACGCCTGATGAAATGGAAAGTCCTACTAACTATATTATAAGAGTTGAATTTTATTCGTAATTTGGACAGGTTCTGAATcacattaattgaaaaaaaactatcACTGCTTTCTGGTCACCCGATACTTTACCGAATATGAGCCCATTGCAGTTTTGATTTTGcaattgtattataaaataattcaaactattttaaaccatcaaatataggtatatttagaaataataaaacgtAAAAATTGCCtttgattttatgacatttcgaaATAAGCTCACTTTTGTCAAGTGGGTGAAAAAGCAGTATTGAAAGGCGAGTGATTCATGTTCAAAAAAACGTTAGCAGAGTaaaaccaaggcgaatctattaaaggtggtgttggtaaattagctgagttgtttttttctttcgacgCGTCCATGAAACTGTCAGCTCAGAAGGAAACAAGGCgaagttttttttctagtttctcaatactttgttTTGACAATAAAACGTACAGAACAGTGTTGTTGGCcaagtgccaccacctttaatcaATGCGCCTTGAGTAAAacgtaaatactaaaaaaataaagtaaaacgtaaatactttttgacaaaaaaaatattttcatggggTTCTATATACTCATATTTCTAGACTGATAATAATTCTTCCTTCGTGCTTTTAttcctttttctatattttccaaCTACTAGTTTTTATATAAAGTCAAAAGATAAAATCTGTCATTATTAGGGTCAGGGTTAAGCTAAATTGTGTCTAACTTTAATACTCATAGATAAAAGCTTGTGTATGTCACCCACACATGCGTGTAGGAAATGTTCTCAATAGTGACCTTTTTCGTTCGTTATTTTTAAATGTGCacattcatgtaaaaattagaaAGTCCTTGTTGATCAATCAAGTAAATATAATTAATGAGCAAATGTGTAatgcaaatttatataaactgcATGAAACTTTTAACCTCTGTCGCC from Anastrepha ludens isolate Willacy chromosome 5, idAnaLude1.1, whole genome shotgun sequence includes these protein-coding regions:
- the LOC128864478 gene encoding CLIP domain-containing serine protease B4 — encoded protein: MLWQDAFGQNDIHANNKWFLSAWQIFTLIIIGWFAEAGNCEFGSFEKLVVPDTYTIPSVSASPQGRSFAPRSYYEGGTECTVGTECTPLHDCTAMIYEVAKRCYYGDKSLFCGGGEEMPYVCCPSSPLEKNQVCGKSLVQGHFYRGLGTHPFVARVGFKHINTGAFAYPCAGSVIARRVILTAAHCALAKAEGHRLSSVRVGEYDTSSDPDCASTGFCAPRSVNHAISHVIVHPDYKQGQYHHDIALLVLKTPLNYSVATQPICLQKSRTNLVVGKRATIAGWGKMSTSSTRQPEMAHLDVPLTSWDLCLRNYGSTGALESPNSIEGQWMCAGGEGKDVCQGFGGAPLFIQENGIYSQIGIMSFGSDNCGGLRIPSVYTSVAHFAEWIHDNTPPE